One window of the Oncorhynchus keta strain PuntledgeMale-10-30-2019 chromosome 31, Oket_V2, whole genome shotgun sequence genome contains the following:
- the LOC118364430 gene encoding platelet endothelial aggregation receptor 1-like, with product MQSLQTCTVLLVLSVLTGLSWSLNPRDPNVCCLWESFTTSVKESYAHPYDQVTEEPCSEPRTSYRCTRHRITYKTAYRQAVKMDYRRRYQCCPGYYESRDKCVPRCTKECVHGRCVAPDRCQCEGGWRGDDCSSACDDQHWGPGCGQLCKCENGGLCNPVTGTCQCPPGYIGRRCEDPCPPGTFGKGCLQKCQCGTGGSCNKVTGECLCREHFTGTFCEKSCPRSPCPLRCPCQNGGICQGKGICACPPGWTGEVCTERCAEGRFGPNCAHECVCHNRGHCDPETGHCQCAEGFTGNRCSEECRVGSYGRDCKGVCDCANGSRCYNIDGGCLCEPGFSGPQCRERMCRHGTYGLQCERTCRCHDTHTLSCHPLKGECTCQPGWAGLYCNETCARGYYGHGCLEPCLCVNGGVCDSVSGGCHCAPGYTGAHCESPCKSGTYGKDCSLECSCSNSVDCSPIDGTCFCKEGWRGRYCSIPCSKETWGPGCNATCQCVNGALCNPADGSCTCSPGWQGPLCDQPCPMGTFGPGCLKRCDCLNADGCQGASGQCQCLPGWTGARCAQTCSEDTWGRHCNQSCFCQNSATCLPHSGACVCLPGYWGPTCQQMCSAGVYGDQCSITCPSCAHSSSCHHVTGQCVCTPGYTGALCEQACPGGLYGKQCTGVCRCAHNSSCHHQDGSCLCPPGWTGPDCTLQCHHGMFGLNCAQVCSCPPNFYCDPQTGECVCESGPGIDCKKERFVSMMVPVSPGERDSWGAIAGIVVLVMLVVLLLALLLLYRRRQKDKQANTPTVSFSTSRTVNSEYAIPDVPHSYHHYYNPSYHTLTWSRPPLPHVSNNQDRAIKNTNNQLFCDVKNMERERGLFGVESNATLPADWKHHEARKEPGAFSIDRSYSYSASLGKYFNKVTELKDTGVAASSSSLNSENPYATIKDLPGLPFVPPESSYMEMRTAVPHDRSYTEISPPPFSTATLRRERSSLGQVPEQEPHNHYDLPVNSHIPGHYDLPPVRRPPSPIRRRLAQ from the exons atGCAGTCACTGCAGACCTGTACTGTCCTGCTGGTTCTGAGCGTTCTGACTGGCCTGTCCTGGTCTCTGAATCCCAGGGACCCCAACGTATGTTGTCTATGGGAGAG CTTCACAACCTCAGTGAAGGAGTCATATGCCCACCCTTAtgaccaggtgacagaggaaCCTTGCTCTGAGCCACGCACCTCCTACAGATGCACCCGTCACAG GATCACCTATAAGACAGCATACAGACAGGCGGTGAAGATGGACTACCGCCGGAGGTACCAGTGTTGCCCTGGTTACTACGAGAGCAGAGACAAATGTGTCC CCCGCTGTACTAAGGAGTGTGTCCATGGGAGATGTGTTGCTCCAGACCGCTGCCAGTGTGAGGGAGGCTGGCGTGGCGATGACTGCTCCAGTG cCTGCGATGACCAACACTGGGGTCCAGGTTGTGGTCAGCTGTGTAAGTGTGAGAACGGTGGCCTGTGCAATCCTGTGACCGGTACCTGCCAGTGTCCTCCAGGCTACATTGGGCGCCGCTGCGAGGACCCCTGCCCACCAGGCACCTTTGGCAAGGGCTGTCTTCAGAAGTGCCAGTGTGGAACTGGGGGTTCCTGCAATAAAGTGACCGGAGAGTGCCTGTGTCGAGAACATTTCACTGGGACATT CTGTGAGAAGTCTTGCCCAAGGAGTCCATGCCCGCTGCGATGCCCGTGCCAGAATGGGGGAATCTGCCAGGGGAAGGGGATCTGTGCGTGCCCCCCTGGGTGGACG ggTGAGGTGTGTACAGAGCGCTGTGCAGAGGGTAGGTTTGGTCCTAACTGTGCCCACGAGTGTGTGTGCCACAACCGGGGCCACTGCGACCCTGAAACAGGCCATTGCCAGTGTGCTGAAGGCTTCACTggaaacag GTGCAGCGAGGAGTGCCGGGTGGGTAGTTACGGGCGGGACTGTAAGGGTGTGTGCGACTGTGCCAACGGGTCTCGCTGCTACAACATAGACGGAGGCTGTCTGTGTGAGCCTGGCTTCAGTGGACCCCAGTGCAGAGAGAGGATGTGTAGGCACGGCACCTACGGCCTTCAATGTGAACGCACCTGCCGCtgccacgacacacacacactcag CTGTCACCCACTGAAAGGCGAGTGCACGTGCCAGCCAGGCTGGGCGGGGCTTTACTGCAACGAGACCTGCGCCCGTGGTTACTACGGCCATGGTTGCCTGGAGCCCTGCCTGTGTGTCAACGGAGGGGTGTGTGACAGTGTGAGCGGGGGCTGCCACTGTGCCCCTGGGTACACG GGTGCTCACTGTGAGAGTCCCTGTAAGAGTGGTACCTATGGGAAGGACTGTTCTCTGGAGTGCTCCTGCTCCAACTCAGTGGACTGCTCTCCCATTGATGGGACCTGCTTCTGCAAAGAGG gctGGCGAGGGCGGTACTGCTCCATACCCTGTTCTAAGGAAACCTGGGGCCCGGGTTGCAACGCCACGTGCCAGTGTGTCAATGGGGCATTGTGTAACCCAGCCGACGGATCCTGCACTTGCTCTCCAGGCTGGCAGGGGCCCCTGTGCGACCAACCATGTCCC ATGGGCACGTTCGGGCCAGGCTGCCTGAAGAGGTGTGACTGCCTAAACGCAGACGGCTGCCAGGGTGCCAGCGGGCAGTGCCAATGTCTGCCAGGGTGGACTG GTGCCCGCTGTGCCCAGACATGCTCAGAGGATACATGGGGACGTCACTGTAACCAGAGCTGCTTCTGTCAGAACAGTGCCACATGTCTGCCACACAGCGGTGCCTGCGTTTGTCTCCCTGGTTACTGGGGACCCACCTGCCAACAAA tgtGCAGTGCGGGTGTGTATGGTGACCAGTGCAGTATAACATGCCCGTCCTGTGCTCACTCCTCCTCCTGCCACCATGTCACAGGCCAGTGTGTTTGTACCCCCGGGTACACTGGAGCCCTTTGTGAACAAG CCTGTCCAGGGGGTCTCTATGGTAAGCAATGTACTGGAGTGTGTAGATGTGCCCACAACTCATCGTGCCACCATCAGGATGGGTCCTGCCTCTGCCCCCCAGGATGGACAGGCCCTGACTGTACTCTAC AATGCCACCATGGGATGTTTGGCCTTAACTGTGCCCAAGTCTGCTCCTGCCCACCCAACTTCTACTGCGACCCACAgacaggggagtgtgtgtgtgaatcaggACCAGGGATCGACTGCAAAAAAG AACGCTTTGTGAGTATGATGGTGCCCGTGTCCCCGGGGGAGAGGGACTCGTGGGGGGCCATCGCAGGCATCGTGGTGCTGGTCATGCTGGTGGTGCTGCTGCTGGCCCTGCTACTGCTCTACCGCCGCCGGCAGAAAGACAAGCAAGCCAACACACCAACAGTCTCCTTCTCCACCTCACGCACCGTCAACTCCGAATACGCAATACCAG ATGTTCCTCAcagctaccaccactactacaaccccAGCTATCACACATTGACTTGGAGCAGACCCCCTCTACCACACGTCTCCAACAACCAGGACCGCGCCATCAAG AACACAAATAACCAGCTCTTCTGTGATGTGAagaacatggagagggagagaggcctgTTCGGGGTGGAGAGCAATGCCACTTTGCCTGCAGACTGGAAACACCATGAGGCTCGCAAAGAACCAG GAGCTTTCAGCATTGACCGCAGTTATAGCTACAGTGCCAGCCTTGGGAAATACTTCAACAAAG TAACAGAACTAAAGGATACTGGGGTTGCAGCTAGCAGCAGTTCTCTGAACAGTGAGAACCCCTACGCCACCATTAAAGACCTGCCCGGCCTGCCCTTCGTCCCTCCTGAGAGCAGCTACATGGAGATGAGGACGGCCGTGCCCCATGACAGGTCCTACACCGAGATCAGCCCTCCACCATTCAGCACAGCAACATTACGCAGAG AGCGTAGTTCCCTTGGGCAGGTCCCAGAGCAGGAGCCCCATAATCACTATGACCTACCTGTGAACAGCCACATCCCAGGACACTATGACCTGCCACCTGTCCGACGCCCACCCTCTCCCATACGCAGGAGACTGGCCCAATGA